The nucleotide sequence ACCAATCGCACCACGGAGGCTTGCTGGGCGACTTCCGCATCTTCCAGATCTTGCCCGGTCAACGAATTCAGTTCACCCAAGTCCTCGTCTTTCTGCAGTGCCAGCAAACCGTCGATCGTTTCGGCACCCACGCCCAGAAAACGCTTGATCAAATCGCGGACTTGCTCCGGATCACTAACGACCGGTTGGATGATTTGCCCAGTCGCAGCGCTCAACGCGTCGATCGCTTGAAAATCGAATGGGTTGCTCAGCGCGACCACCAAAGCGTCCGATTTTTTGGCGATCGGGAACACTTCATAGCGGTGGATCAAACGAACGGGAAAGCCTTCGAGTATTTGTTCGTCGATCTCGATGTCGGTCAGGTCCGCCAATTTCAGCCGCATCGAATCGGCGATCGCGCGCAGCAATCCGGATGCGTCTGCGAACCCAAGTTCGGGCGCGAAGTCCTGTATCGGACGCTGCGATCGAATCGCCTCAGCGGCACTGGCCAGCTGATGCTTGTCCAACCGGCCAGCGGTGGAAACGTCTTGAGACATCGTTCGGTGGGGCCGGCAAAACATGTGCGTCCCTGGCACAGTTTCGCTGTGCGTGGGATCACCCGTCGGGCCGGTCGTTGGTGGGGTGGGGCACCGTGAAGGCGGGAAAGTTCGTCAACGACGCAATGTCGTGACGGGCCATCCAGACGGTGTAACCGGACGACCAACTGTCAGTATAAACGGCCGGCGCCGCCCATGGACATTCCGATTCGTCGGTCGATCCCGATTGGCGGCTTTGGCGAACATGGACAAGCAGACGGACCCACCAAGGGAACACACGCATCCACTAAAGACCACCCAAGGCCAAACAAAGCCCCATCGACAGCCAATGACTGCACATGGCCCGTCACCGGGCATGCCGGCTGCGACGCTTTGCCCGATTCAATTGGTGATCAACTGCGAATCACCTGGCGATGAATTCGCGTAATGCCCGTTCGATGCTGTCAGACTTGGAACGTTTCAGGCGAATGATTTTGACGTTTCGGTTGCTTTGGTTCAGCGCCCGCTGATCCATGTCCGTCACGAAGGATCGAATCTCATCGCGAAGTTCCGCCGGCGCGCGGACGATCAGTGCATTGGCCGCCTCGTCCACTTCCAAAGTCAACAATGGCCCCGCCGCAGCGGCGTTCAACTGTTGCAACACCGAAGCCACCGACGCACCGACACCGCGTGGGACCTGCAGCGGTCGACGCCCACCGGCGGTACTCATCTGCGACCGATACACCGTCCGCAGGATTGTCAAAACACGATCGGCTTGCGTGTTCTCCAAGTTGATGATTTCGGGCCGATAGACATTCAAAAAGTCCGGCAGCTCATCCGTGTCCAAGACCTCCAACAAATCACCGACGATCTCTCGAGTCCGAGGGCTTCCGTAAACAATCAATGCGTTCAATCGTTCGTCCGAAACGACTACGGCATCGGTCAGCCCGCCTCGCATGAACGGCATTTCATCGACCAAGCGTTTCAACAGCATTTCCATATCAATAGCGCCAGAGTTCTGGAGCATGAACACTGCAAAGTTGGTATCGGATGCTTCGGTGCGACCCAGTTGGCTGATCCCACGCAACAGGGTTTCCATACGATCCAAAGCATCAGTGTCATCCGAGGAAATCGTGATGCTGTCGGGACCTGGAATGACGACCACATCCGCCAATTCCTCCGGTGCATCCCCCTGTTTCTCAGACGATGTCCCGGCTTGACCTTGATCGCTTCGTGTCTGTGGCGTGGGCGGGGCAGCACGCAGCGTGTCTTGCTGTGCCACCAGCCGAACGCCTGACACCATCCCATCGACGCGTGCGTCGGTTGCAGGATCCATCGTACCGTCGGTTTCGCCTGGATTCTCAGGTGCAAGTTCCTGCTTTGGTGATTCGCCAGGCCAGGGTACGGCATCGCCACGTCGCTGCTGTGCCGGATAGATGACTTTGATGCGGTTTCCGCGAATCCGTGACCACACCGATTGCACCTGACGCACCGCAGATTCGGTGTCACCGGCAAACGGAATGCGTCGAGTGGTCCCTGTTCCCAATGCGGTGGCCGCTTTTTCATCGGCGTCCACTTGTTCGCCCAACTTGGTCAGCAACGCACGGATTTGGGTCAATTGATCTTCGGTCCCCCGCACAAAGATCTTGTTCGTGCCGTAGTCGGTCGAAACGTACGGCCGGCTGGTCCCGATCAATCCGGCAAACAGATCGCGAACCGCCATTTCGATCATGTATGGATCGGTGGTTCGCAGTTGAAAGACTTCCAGGATCCGCTCGTCGCCGTCAAGCTTTTGCAGTGCCTGGGCGATTCGAGAGTGCTGTTGATCCGTCGCGACCACCACCAGCGAATTGCTGGTTCGATTGGCCAGAACCTCGGGACGCGGAACTTCATCTTGGACAATCGAGTCGATCGTCGATGCGGCAACCGTCGCGCTGACGTTGGCCAACGGATAAAGCTGAGACGTTTGCGCCGGACGCTGCGGTGGCGGCTGGTCCATCGCTTGAAGCATTTCATCGATCGCCACCTGATGCTTTGGCATCGCCAGCACAAACAGAGTTTCGTTCGATTCCTGGTAAGTGATGGAATAATCGCGACTGCGTGCGAACGCCCGAATGACGGAATCTGCGATCGCGTCGGGATCACCGTTTCGAATCGGATAGGCCCGCATGACGGGTTCCTGCCCGGACGCCACATCCAATTGACCGATCACTTCGTCGACTTTGGCATGCACGTCATCCGGTGCCGTCACCATGATTGAATTAGACCCCGCGTCGGCGGTGACAGTGGCGGTCGGAGCCAAGTCTTCGATTGCCTCGGCGACGCTATCAGGATCCGCCAGTGTTAACGGATAGACTTTCAACTTTTTCGTTGACTCGGGAACGTCCAGCGATTGGAACATCTCCGCAAAGGTGGATTGATTGCGTGGGGTTGCAACGACGAAAACGGTACTGGTGTCTTCTTGATAGGTGATGTTGAAATCGTTGTTACGGTAAAACGCGATCGACAAGGATCGTGAAATGGATGTGGGGTCACCGTTGCGAATGGGATAGGCGCGGACCACAGGTTCTTGCCCTGATGCGACATCCAACTGTTCGACGACACCACGGACCGCTTCATGGGTGTCATCGGTTCCGGTCACCAACAGTGAATTGGAACCTTCGTCCGCCGACACGATGGCTTCGGGACGAACGTCGGCAATGGCATCGGCCACCGAATCGGGATCGGCCAACTTCAGCGGATAGACTTTGAGCTCTTTCTTTCCCTCGGCGACATCCAACGACTCAAACATCTGAGCAAAGATGGCTTGATAACGCGGCGTCGCGGTCACGAAGATGGTTTCGTTGGCACTCTGATAGGTCACAACGTAGTTACGGTCACGTAGGAACGCTTGCGTTAACGCCTGTGAAACCGATGTCGGATCGCCGTTTTTGATCGGATAGGCTTCGACGACTGGCTCTTGGCCGGAAACGACGTCCAACTGTTCGATCAGTTCACCAATGACGGCGTGGTCCTCATCGTCTCCGGTGACCAACAACGAACTGGAACCACTGTCGGCGACGACGGTTGCGTCGGAAGCAACGTTGGAAACGGCTCGAGCAACCGCGGAAGGTTCAGCCAACTGCAAGGGATAGACCTTCAGCACTTTTTTGCTTTCCGGCACATCCATCGCTTCAAACATTTCCGCAAAGATCGCTTGATGCTTCGGTGTCGCTGTCACAAAAACCGTCTCGTTCACGGCTTGATAGCTGACGGTGTAATTTGGATTTCGATAGAACGCCAAGGTCAGAGCACGAGAAACCGCAGCGGGATCCCCGTTGCGAATGGGGTATGCGTTCAAAACGGGTTCAGTCCCGGAGGCGACGTCCAGCGACTGGATAATCTTTGCAACCGATTCATGCGACTGCTCGGTTCCCGTCACCAGCAACGAATTGGAACCTCGGTCGGCGGTGACGACGGCATCTTTTTCCGCGTCACGCACGGCGGTCATGATGGACACCGCATCGGCCAGTTCCAAAGGATAGACCTTCAGTTCTCGTTTGCTTTCGGGAACATCCAGCGACTGGAACATTTCCGCAAACGTCGCCTGGCTGCGTGGCTTGGCGATCACGAATAGTGTTTTGCTGGCGTCTTGATAGGTGATCGAATAATCGGGGTTCCGCAGAAAGGCCAGCGAAACGGACCGATAGATCGCCTGAGGATCACCATGCCGGATCGGATAGGCTTGGACGACAGGTTGTTGACCAGACACGACGTCCAACTTGTCAATCACCTCGGCGATGCGTTGGTGATCCTTTTCAAGTGCCGTGACGATCAACGTGGAAGATTCGGGTTCGGGAACGATGGTCGCATCGGTGGCGAATCGCGTCAGGGCTCGGGAAACGGAAGTGGGATCCGCCATCTGGAGTGGATAAACGGCGGTTCGGCGACGTTGGGTATCGGGCAATTGCGACACGATCGCCTCGATCGCTTGGCCAATTTCCGCTTGCTGCGCAGGCGTCCCCCGTGCGACCAGGCTGTTGCTTTCGTTGCTGATCTGGACTGACATCAATCCAACCAGTCGCCGATCCAAAGCCCGGTAAACGGTGTACGCAGCCATCTTTTCGGGGTCGATCGGATACACGTGAACCAGCGGATCCGGTTCCGGTTTCATCGCTGTTTCAAATGACTCGATCAATGCAACGATTCGTTCGTGTTGCTGCTCCGATGCCCAGATGGACAGTGCGTCTTCCGATTCGCTGTCGACGAATCGCAACTGGGGAATCTCGTCTTTCAGATGTTCGCGGATCTCTGGCAACAAATCCTTGCGGACCGGGTGTTGCCGCAGCACGGACGTTTTTCGGTCTTGGTTGGCCTGACGCAACTGTTCCAACATGGCCTTGATTTGCTCATGTTCCTGTTCGGTCGCCAAGACCATCAGTTGGTAGTCATCGGATTCCAAAACGGTCGCGTCCGGCAACTGTTCGCGCAGCATACTTTCGGCCGTTTCCACGCTGAAATCGGAGATCGGATACACGCCAACCCTTCGGTCCGTGGCATCGCCGCCGAGTTCGGTTCGCAGACGTTCCAGCAAGGCTTCGATCGCATCGTGTTCGTCGGGAATCGCCCACAGAATCAGCCGATCGTCCGCCTGTGCATCCACCGACCGTGCATCCGGGGCAATGTCGTCCAAGACCTCCGCCGCCAGCGCAATGACTTCCGGCTTGTCGCGATAAACCCGCAAGACCTGGTCGTCCGATTTCGACGTTTGCTGATTCAATTGATCGAACGCAGTTTGAATCGTCTGGTGATCTTTTTCGCTTGCCCATACGACCAGATTTTCGCGAGCCTGATCCAGCGAAAACGCCGCATCATCGGCCATGGACTGAAACATGGTGATGGCGGTCGGCCCGATTCGGACTGGCAAAGGGTAGGTCCGCAAGCTGAAGTCGGATTTGCCCGTCATTTGGGTGAACTGGTCGATCGCTTCGGCCACGGCCTGATGGTCTTCCTGGTCCGCCCAAACAAAGATTCGGCTTTCGTCTGGATCGGACGAAATGACCGCAGCGGGAACCAATTGCATCAATACGTTTTCCACCTCTTCTGCTTTCGTGTCGCCCAGATCGTAGCCCACCACCTTGGACGTTTGGGTCGAACGATTTCCATCGACACGTGCAATCGCTTGCGCAAGTTCCTGATGATCCAGCCCGGTTCCGGATGCCACCAATTGCTTGCTGTCGGCGTCAACGGTCAATCGCATACGGGGAAACAGAGGCTGTAGCATTCGTAAGACGTTGCTGGGGTTCAACGTTCGAAACGGATACGAAACCACGCTTGTTTGACTGGCCTCGTCCGGGTCGGCATCCAATTGCCGAACCAGAGCTTGAATCCGAGGCTGTTGGGACAGCGGTGCGGCAACCAACACCCGATTCGATCGTTCGTCGGCGACGATTTTCCATTCGGGCTGCATCCGTGAAAGTAGCTTGACGATGGCATCCGCATCGCCCTTTTCCAACGGATAAGCGATGGTCACACTGCGATCGGTTGTTGCATCGGCCGACAACTTTTCGATCAGCGATTGAACCTCCGTTTGATCTTCCGCGGTGGCACGCACAATCAATCGACCGTTGGCCGAATCCGCGGTCACCACTGCATCGGGCACCAAAGATTGCAAGTTGCGTTGCAGATTGGAAAGGTCTGCGGCGTCGACGGCGTAGGTTTCCAGCACTGGTTCCCTTCGTGGTGGCAACGCTGCCGCCAGCTTGTCGTATTCTTGACGAACCTTTTCGAATTCCTCTTCCTGTGCCCAGACCGATAACACCTCTGTCTGATCGTTGTAAATCATCTCCAACTGCGGGAACCGTTTTCGCAACGAAGCCAACAGTGTTCGGTCATCTTCGACATCCACCGCCAACGTTTGAACGGGAATGAGCGCATCGTCGGTTCCCACATCCAACTGTGCCAACAAGCTGGTCAATTCCGCATGTTGACGTTCGCTTCCCCAAGCCGCCATTTCGGTCAAGCTGGCTTGCGGATTGATCTTCATCGTGGCTAGCGATTCGGGCAGATCGCGTTGGATCATTGCAAATCGATCACGCTGCAATGGACTGATCGGATACAGCTTCAACTGCCGCGGTGACGCGCCGCCCGCCTGTTCCATTTGGGCCAGTGTTTCGGTGACGCGTTGATGTTCACGCTGGGTCGCAACGACGCTTAACCGGCCTTCATCGCCCAACCACTCGACAGTGGCATCAGGCACCGCCTTGGTCAACATCGTCAGCATTTGACGGCTGAGCGGTTGCTGTTGCGGATAGAACGCAAGGGTTCGTTCCAGTGCCGGATCACGCGGGTATTGGTCGATGGTTTCTTTGGCCATCGACAATTCGCTCGAATTACCACGGATGACGATTCGTCCCGGTTGCGACAGCACCAGCGCACGTGGAACGACGTCTTGAACCAACGCCGACAACGCATCGGTGGAATCGGGGTCGACTTGGTGGATGGCCACCGCGAGTGCCGAATCGTTTCCGCCAGATCCTCCCACGTCCAACCGCTCCAGCGTTGCCTTGACCGCGGTTTGTTGACGTCCATCGCCGACGACCAAAATTCGTTGGTTATCCGCATCGGCTTTGACCTGGACATCGGGATGCACCAATTGAATTTGTTCGACCAAGTCGTCCAAACGATCCGGATCGACATCGTAAGTTGTCACCGCATCCGCGTTGTCTCCGGATGCGTTTTCGATCATTTTCTGGATGCTGGCTTCGATACCCTTCTGCATTTCCGGCGTTGCGTGCGCGTGGACTTCGTCGGCATTGGGATCAAAGCGAATCTGTGCCGACGAAAACAAGGCCTGCAGCGTTTCCACCGTCGCTTCGCCATCAAGCCCGGGGGCCGGATAGGTTGCAAAGACCGGTTTGGGTGCTTCTTTCTTTTCCTTGGGTTCAGGCTTTTTGGGTTCCGGGATCGATGCAATCAGGATATTGATCGCACGAAGTTTGCCGGCAGTTTCGGTCACCAATAGTTTCTTGGCGGCGGCCATGGGTGTGACTTGGCCGTGCGATCCGACCAATGGCGTGACTTCTTGAACCACCACATCCATTGGACGCGCACCAACGGGAAACTCGGTCGAAACGATTTCAAACTTTCCACGCTCGGCCAGTTTGTCGACCGGCACTGTCGGCACGATCTCGAAGGGGATTCCGTCGCTGGTGTCGGCAAGGATCAGCATTTTTTCACGACGGATCAGCGTGTAGTCCTTGCTTAGCAACACACTGTTCAGTAGGTCGATCGCCTCGGTCGGTGTGTAATCATTCGTGTCGCTGTAGGTGAATTTCCCCGAGGGTTCGTTATCCATCACGAGCGATAGGTCAGCTTGATCGGCAAACCACTGCAGCACGCTGGACCAAGGCTGGCCGCGGAAGTTGAACTGGATTTTTCCGCTTTGATGAACGTTGTCGAACGCGCCACGTTGTTCGGGTGTCAGCACGGCGGCCAATCGTGCGTTGGAATCTTTGACCACGTCATCGCGACGGTCACTGGCGACCTTGACCAATTCACTGACCCGTTGGTCCAAAATTTCGGCGATCTTGGCACGTTGTTGGTCCGTCAGATTCAACCGATCGGCATACGTGGGCTGGGCCAAAAGGGAGTAGTCCGTCCCCTGTTGGGCACTGGCATCGGCAATCGTTGCCATGACCACCATCGCGGCCAGGAGCCATCGATGCTGCGTTGTTAGTTTTTGCATGATTCAATGCGGACATCGCCGGTTCGCGACTGGACGTCATCGGGTCCAGTGAATCACGACGGCGACGAAGCGCTAGGCGGGATTTTTGGGGTAGGGCAAAGGCGGGAAGACGACGGGAAATACCCAACGTCTTATCCTGACAGGCTAATTTGACGGCCGGGACGTGTCGACAGATCGGCCATCGTTCCTGGACAGATGTCACCACCAATCCACAAGCCACCAAAACCCACCGCCCACGATTTCCGCAGGTCCGAATCACCAAAAATCAATGCCCGGGCTATCACCGAAGACCTAAGACGGTGGCACGGGATTCGGGGTCGATGCCGGCAGGCGACAATATGTCGCGACCACGAACGGCGTATCGCTGACTCAA is from Crateriforma conspicua and encodes:
- a CDS encoding secretin N-terminal domain-containing protein, which codes for MQKLTTQHRWLLAAMVVMATIADASAQQGTDYSLLAQPTYADRLNLTDQQRAKIAEILDQRVSELVKVASDRRDDVVKDSNARLAAVLTPEQRGAFDNVHQSGKIQFNFRGQPWSSVLQWFADQADLSLVMDNEPSGKFTYSDTNDYTPTEAIDLLNSVLLSKDYTLIRREKMLILADTSDGIPFEIVPTVPVDKLAERGKFEIVSTEFPVGARPMDVVVQEVTPLVGSHGQVTPMAAAKKLLVTETAGKLRAINILIASIPEPKKPEPKEKKEAPKPVFATYPAPGLDGEATVETLQALFSSAQIRFDPNADEVHAHATPEMQKGIEASIQKMIENASGDNADAVTTYDVDPDRLDDLVEQIQLVHPDVQVKADADNQRILVVGDGRQQTAVKATLERLDVGGSGGNDSALAVAIHQVDPDSTDALSALVQDVVPRALVLSQPGRIVIRGNSSELSMAKETIDQYPRDPALERTLAFYPQQQPLSRQMLTMLTKAVPDATVEWLGDEGRLSVVATQREHQRVTETLAQMEQAGGASPRQLKLYPISPLQRDRFAMIQRDLPESLATMKINPQASLTEMAAWGSERQHAELTSLLAQLDVGTDDALIPVQTLAVDVEDDRTLLASLRKRFPQLEMIYNDQTEVLSVWAQEEEFEKVRQEYDKLAAALPPRREPVLETYAVDAADLSNLQRNLQSLVPDAVVTADSANGRLIVRATAEDQTEVQSLIEKLSADATTDRSVTIAYPLEKGDADAIVKLLSRMQPEWKIVADERSNRVLVAAPLSQQPRIQALVRQLDADPDEASQTSVVSYPFRTLNPSNVLRMLQPLFPRMRLTVDADSKQLVASGTGLDHQELAQAIARVDGNRSTQTSKVVGYDLGDTKAEEVENVLMQLVPAAVISSDPDESRIFVWADQEDHQAVAEAIDQFTQMTGKSDFSLRTYPLPVRIGPTAITMFQSMADDAAFSLDQARENLVVWASEKDHQTIQTAFDQLNQQTSKSDDQVLRVYRDKPEVIALAAEVLDDIAPDARSVDAQADDRLILWAIPDEHDAIEALLERLRTELGGDATDRRVGVYPISDFSVETAESMLREQLPDATVLESDDYQLMVLATEQEHEQIKAMLEQLRQANQDRKTSVLRQHPVRKDLLPEIREHLKDEIPQLRFVDSESEDALSIWASEQQHERIVALIESFETAMKPEPDPLVHVYPIDPEKMAAYTVYRALDRRLVGLMSVQISNESNSLVARGTPAQQAEIGQAIEAIVSQLPDTQRRRTAVYPLQMADPTSVSRALTRFATDATIVPEPESSTLIVTALEKDHQRIAEVIDKLDVVSGQQPVVQAYPIRHGDPQAIYRSVSLAFLRNPDYSITYQDASKTLFVIAKPRSQATFAEMFQSLDVPESKRELKVYPLELADAVSIMTAVRDAEKDAVVTADRGSNSLLVTGTEQSHESVAKIIQSLDVASGTEPVLNAYPIRNGDPAAVSRALTLAFYRNPNYTVSYQAVNETVFVTATPKHQAIFAEMFEAMDVPESKKVLKVYPLQLAEPSAVARAVSNVASDATVVADSGSSSLLVTGDDEDHAVIGELIEQLDVVSGQEPVVEAYPIKNGDPTSVSQALTQAFLRDRNYVVTYQSANETIFVTATPRYQAIFAQMFESLDVAEGKKELKVYPLKLADPDSVADAIADVRPEAIVSADEGSNSLLVTGTDDTHEAVRGVVEQLDVASGQEPVVRAYPIRNGDPTSISRSLSIAFYRNNDFNITYQEDTSTVFVVATPRNQSTFAEMFQSLDVPESTKKLKVYPLTLADPDSVAEAIEDLAPTATVTADAGSNSIMVTAPDDVHAKVDEVIGQLDVASGQEPVMRAYPIRNGDPDAIADSVIRAFARSRDYSITYQESNETLFVLAMPKHQVAIDEMLQAMDQPPPQRPAQTSQLYPLANVSATVAASTIDSIVQDEVPRPEVLANRTSNSLVVVATDQQHSRIAQALQKLDGDERILEVFQLRTTDPYMIEMAVRDLFAGLIGTSRPYVSTDYGTNKIFVRGTEDQLTQIRALLTKLGEQVDADEKAATALGTGTTRRIPFAGDTESAVRQVQSVWSRIRGNRIKVIYPAQQRRGDAVPWPGESPKQELAPENPGETDGTMDPATDARVDGMVSGVRLVAQQDTLRAAPPTPQTRSDQGQAGTSSEKQGDAPEELADVVVIPGPDSITISSDDTDALDRMETLLRGISQLGRTEASDTNFAVFMLQNSGAIDMEMLLKRLVDEMPFMRGGLTDAVVVSDERLNALIVYGSPRTREIVGDLLEVLDTDELPDFLNVYRPEIINLENTQADRVLTILRTVYRSQMSTAGGRRPLQVPRGVGASVASVLQQLNAAAAGPLLTLEVDEAANALIVRAPAELRDEIRSFVTDMDQRALNQSNRNVKIIRLKRSKSDSIERALREFIAR